The Propionibacterium freudenreichii subsp. freudenreichii genome contains a region encoding:
- a CDS encoding nitrate/nitrite transporter yields MATTPAGAPSSPGAALHTSGRVLTNWNPEDAATWSPRIAWRTLAISTYSMILAFCVWFLVSAIAPKLNSIGFGLTTGQLYWLAAMPGLSCGLIRLVYMFLPPIMGTRKLVGWSSLLYLIPMFGWFFAVQNPHTSFWVLMVLAFTCGIGGGTFSGYMPSTGYFFPKRLQGTALGLQAGIGNLGMSIIQLVGPILMGFSLFGITWLAPEHTASGNLWVHNAAIFFVPWTIVAAILAFTLLKDVPVKASFRQQIDIFSNPDTWLMTLMYVMTFGLFSGFSAQFGLLINSTYGETSRFAGMAALPQGVTYAFLGPLIGSLVRAGWGPLCDRFGGAIWTFTSGVGLVVTLGWAALFLNPSDPGQFPGFLWAMLIMFFFAGIGNAGTFKQMPMIMPKRQAGGAIGFTAAIGSFGPFFIGIALSAMNAAVWFWICAAFCALCSVICWIRYARPRAPFPG; encoded by the coding sequence ATGGCCACCACGCCTGCGGGAGCCCCGTCCTCACCGGGTGCCGCGCTGCACACGTCCGGACGGGTGCTCACCAACTGGAACCCCGAGGACGCCGCCACGTGGAGCCCCCGCATCGCGTGGCGCACGCTGGCGATCAGCACCTATTCGATGATCCTGGCGTTCTGCGTCTGGTTCCTGGTGAGCGCCATCGCGCCGAAGCTCAACTCCATCGGCTTCGGGCTGACGACCGGCCAGCTCTACTGGCTGGCCGCCATGCCGGGCCTGTCCTGCGGCCTCATCCGGCTCGTCTACATGTTCCTGCCGCCCATCATGGGCACCCGCAAGCTCGTCGGCTGGAGCTCGCTGCTCTACCTCATTCCGATGTTCGGCTGGTTCTTCGCGGTGCAGAACCCCCACACCAGCTTCTGGGTGCTCATGGTGCTGGCCTTCACCTGCGGCATCGGCGGCGGCACCTTCTCGGGCTATATGCCCAGCACCGGATACTTCTTCCCCAAGCGTCTGCAGGGCACCGCGCTGGGGCTGCAGGCCGGCATCGGCAACCTGGGCATGTCGATCATCCAGCTGGTGGGTCCGATCCTCATGGGCTTCAGCCTGTTCGGCATCACCTGGCTGGCCCCCGAGCACACCGCCAGCGGAAACCTGTGGGTGCACAACGCGGCGATCTTCTTCGTGCCGTGGACGATCGTCGCCGCCATCCTGGCGTTCACGCTGCTCAAGGACGTGCCGGTGAAGGCCAGCTTCCGCCAGCAGATCGACATCTTCAGCAACCCCGACACCTGGCTCATGACGCTCATGTACGTGATGACCTTCGGCCTGTTCTCGGGATTCAGCGCCCAGTTCGGGCTGCTCATCAACTCCACCTACGGCGAGACGAGCCGCTTCGCCGGCATGGCCGCGCTGCCGCAGGGCGTCACCTACGCCTTCCTCGGCCCGCTCATCGGCTCACTGGTGCGCGCCGGCTGGGGACCGCTGTGCGACCGCTTCGGCGGCGCCATCTGGACGTTCACCTCCGGCGTCGGCCTGGTGGTCACGCTCGGGTGGGCGGCCCTGTTCCTCAACCCCAGCGATCCCGGCCAGTTCCCCGGCTTCCTGTGGGCGATGCTGATCATGTTCTTCTTCGCCGGCATCGGCAACGCCGGCACCTTCAAGCAGATGCCGATGATCATGCCCAAGCGCCAGGCCGGCGGCGCCATCGGTTTCACCGCCGCCATCGGCAGCTTCGGCCCCTTCTTCATCGGCATCGCACTGTCCGCCATGAACGCCGCCGTGTGGTTCTGGATCTGTGCCGCATTCTGTGCGCTCTGCTCGGTGATCTGCTGGATTCGCTACGCCCGTCCGCGGGCGCCGTTCCCCGGCTGA